The genome window GGCAAGGGCTTCGCCTACATCGAGTGCCTCAAGCAGGTCAAAGGCGCGCTCCGCGCCAGTGACACGTCGGTGGCCATCGACCGTTTCGTCGGCACCAGCGCGGGCGCCATCACCGCGGGGCTTCTCGCCGCAGGGTACGATGAGAACGAGATGGCCACCATCATGCAGCGGCTTGACTTCAAGAAGTTCTACGCAGACTATCTGTGGCTCGCTGGCGGCGTTGATTCCCAGGTGCGCGGGTTCGATCGCACCGGACTGTTCTCGACGCGCCAGATGTACCAGACCATCGACGGCCTGCTCCACGACAAGACGGGGGTTCGGGGCCGTCCGGTGCTCTTCCGCGACCTGCCTTTCAAGCTCTCGGTGGTCGCCACCGTGGTGAGCACCGATCTCCCGGAAGATCTCCGAGCGCAGCTGGGCATCAGCAAGGATGGCCAGATCGTGCTGAGCAGCGAGACCACCCCGAACATGGACGTGGCGGCGGCCATCAGTGGTTCAGCCGCGGTTCCCACCTTCTTTGATGCTCCGCAGATGATCGTGACCCGCGACGAGCCAGACGGTCAAGGCGGCACGGTGAAGAAGTCGTATCGCCTCCAGCTGGTCGACGGAGGCGCGGTCGACAACTTCCCGGTGTCGAAGGCGGTCTCTGCGGCAGACAATGACCCGGTGCTCGTCGTGGCTCCCGCCTACTACGAGGCCCCGGGACCCACGCCGGACGCTCCGCCGGTGTCATTGAGCACCCTCGACTTCGACGCGTCGAAGCTTCCCGTCATCGACGCGTTCAATCGAGCGCGATATGCCGAATTCGCTCCGCAGCTGGGGGCGTTCATGGAGCAAGCACGCAACGGCGGTTCGTCTCGGGCGGTCATTGGCTTCAACCTGGCCACCACGCAGGAGCAGCGCACGGTGGCGGTGCAGGGGCTTGACTCGAAAGCCACTGATCGCTTCCGCGACACCGCAACCGCTGTAGGGCTGGAGACCCTCTCCGCCGACGCGGCGCGCAAGATGATGCGAGACGTCTATCCGCGCCAGCCCAATCACATCGAGGAGAAGGTGCTCGACGGCCTGCTCGATCACCACAACACCTTCGACTCGTCGCTCTGCAAGCCGCCGGCCTACAACCTGCAGGCCGCGGAGTCGGGAGGGCTGGCCGACATCATCGCCGCTGTCATGGCCACGCAGCTGGTGGGCCCATACCACGTCGACGACAAGCTGTTCGAGCACTGACCAAAGTCACGTCGGCGGTCGCGCAGTCAGCGGAGGGCGTGCGCTCTCGAAGCGTCGAAGACTCTCGCGATGCGTGAACTGAGAGAGCGCCCGGGAGCACGGGCGTGAGTGGCTTCGAGGGTGCTGTCATGTTCGGGATCGATGTCGCCGAGACGCGGATGCACGCCGCCGTTCTCATGCTGGTGTGCGCCACGTTCGTGGCGATGGCGGCGCGCCGTCTGCGCATGCCCTACACGGTGGCGCTCGTTCTCATGGGCCTCGTTCTGGGCTTCGCACCGATGCTCCAAGACCTGCCGCTGTCGGCCGATGGGGTTCTGCTTCTCTTTCTGCCGCCGATATTGTTCGAGGGCATGCTGGCCACCCACGTAGAGCGGCTCCGCGAGAGCTGGAAGGAGGTCACCCTTCTGTCTCTGGGGGTGACCTTCGGCACGTTCGTGGGGCTTGGCGGCTTCGTGCGGTGGGCGTTCGGCTGGCCCTGGCCTGTCTCGATGCTCGTGGGGGCCATTCTCGCATCCACCGATCCGGTGAGCGTGCTGGCCCTGATGCGCGAGGTGGGCGCGCCGCCACGGCTTGCGCTGCTTCTCGAGGCGGAATCGTGCTTCAATGACGGTCTCGGCGTTGTCTTGTTCGTGGTCGTGAGCGCCTGGGTTGCGGGTCAGAGCGTGACGCTGGTGTCGGCTTCGACCGTCTTCGTCCGGGAGGCCTTCGGCGGCCTGGCGCTCGGGGCGGTGCTGGCCGCGCTGGCATGCGGGTTTCTGCGGCGGGCGGCTGATCGCCTCACCGAGGCCATGTCGACCCTCGCGCTCGCCTATGGCGTGTACATCGTCTGCCAGGGCGTGCACGTCTCCGGGATCATGGGGGTTATCGCGGCCGGTCTTGTCGTCGGCAGCGCCTTGCCTCGGCTGCTGAGCCCCGTTTCACAGGGTGCGCTCGAGGAGGCCTGGGAGCTCTTCGCCTTTCTGGCCAACTCGGTGCTCTTCTTGTTCATGGGGGTGGCGCTTCAGCACGGAGATCCGTGGGGAGCCTTGCCGTCGGCGTTGCTGGTGTTCGTGGCGATGACGCTTTTGCGTGCGGTTCTCGTGGTGGTTCTCGTCGGGCGGCGAACGCCGCCCGGCTGGCCTGCGGTGCTCACCTGGGGCGGGGTCCGGGGGTCCATCCCCCTGGCGCTTGCGCTGGCCCTGCCGCCTCTCGAAGGTCAGCCTGGGCGTGACGCAGTGGTCTCCGTCGTGTTCGGCGTGGTCTTTGTCTCGCTGCTGGGGCAGGGCTTCACCGTCGGGCCCCTGATGCGCCTCACCGGGGTCACCGGCGAGGCGACGGGAGCCGCACCGGGAGATCAGGCGTGCGCGCCGGCGGTTGCGGTGAGCGCAGGTGAGAGTGCGAGATCTTCTTCTGACTCGTAGAAGTCGACGGCACCGCTCGAGATCGAGTAATAGCCGCCCACGACTGCGATCTTGCCCGCTGCGGTGAAATCGGCAACGGTTTGATTTCGACGCAGCGAATTGATCTGAAGGCGAACGTTGGCCACCACAGCTTCACGCATGCGTGCCTTCTGGTCCCGGATCGCCGGCATGTTCTTCACGGCGGGTGTGATGCGCTCGAGCAGGTTGCGCACGTTCTCGGTCTCTTGAGCGCGCAGCTCAGGCGGGAGCATGGCGGCGGCCACGGCGCCACACCCCTCGTGCCCGAGAACGACGATGAGCATCGAGTGGAGATGACGTATGGCGTATTCGATGCTGGCTTCGATCTTGGGGCCGAGGACGTTCCCGGCAACCCGCGTGATGAACAGGTTGCCGGGGCCCTGGTCGAGCACGAACTCGGTCGGAACCCGGCTATCGGCACAGCTGACGATGATGGCGAAGGGATTCTGTCGAGCCGCCTGGGCGCGGCGTTCGACAGCCGTGAACTCGAGGGCGGTCGATTTGCCGGAGTAGAACCGATCGTTTCCGCGCTTGAGCTCGCGCAACGCGTCGCCAGGGGTCTGGATGATCACATCACCGTCTTCTGAGAGCTCGTCGATGGCGAAGCGCCGCAGCACCTCGCTGTTCGCGTTCGTGCCGCCCTGGACACCCGCGTGCGCCGTCACCTCGGCGAGAAGGCGTCGCGGATTGTGGGCCAGGGAGGCGCTGCAGTGCGCCACCTCAGAGACACGCAGGCTGTCGTTCCAGAGATGGGCGTTCTCCAGCGTCAGAACGCTCGAAGCGCTCAGCACGCGACACTCGCTCGTACCGGTCACGTGCGCGACCACGCTCCCGCTCTTGAGCAGCGCCACGCCGATGGGCAGCCACTCACCCGCGGCAGAGACCTCAATCACTCGATAGGGTACTTGCATCTGGGCACCTCCTCCAGCAAACTCGTCCGGAGATATTCCGCCGTCTTGCGCACTCTCCTGTTACGCGAGCGTCGCCCTGCACGGCGGGTGGGCGAAACGCTCCGTGGAGGGAAGCGCGCGCGATGCTTTGAACTTGTGGGTTCGCGCACGGCATCGCGTGAGACGCGGGGCACGTGCCATGAGGAGGTATCGCATGGCGTTGACCACGCGTGTCATGCTGGTGCGTCACGGGGCAACCGTGCTCGCCGCCGAAGATCGGTTTGCCGGGAGCAGCGATGTGCTTCTGTCTGAAGCAGGCGAGATGCAGGTGGCGCGCCTGTCTGAGCGGCTTGCTGCGAAGCCCATCGACGCGTTCTACGCCAGCCCCATGAAGCGCACGGTGCGAACGGCTGAGGTGATCGCGGCGCCTCATGGGCGCGCGGTGGAGGCGGTTGACGCCTTTCGCGAGATCAATCATGGCCGATGGGAGCAGAAGACCCGAGCTGAGGTCGAGGCGCTCTATCCTGACGAGTACCGACAGTGGGAGCTCGATCCGTTCACGTTTGCCCCGGAGGGCGGGGAGAGCGGTCTGAGCACCCTCGCCCGCGCGCTTCCGGCCTTGCGGGCCGTCGTGGAGCGCCATGCGGGGCAGACCGTGCTGGTGGTGTCGCACAAGGCCACCATCCGGCTGCTGCTGGGCACGTTCCTCGGGTTCGACCTGCGCGGCTACCGGGATCACCTCGATCAGAGCCCCGCGGCGCTGAACATCATCGACTTCAAGGAGTCACGCGGAAGGCTCATGCTGTTCAACGACATCTCGCACTACGAAGGGGTTGTTCCCCCCCGCCAGGGAGCGCTGTCGAAGACCTGGGACGCGAAGTGAGGGGGCTCTCTGCTCACCACGGCGCGCTGGTCCCGTGACCCTCGACGAGCGCCGCGAGGCCGTGCGCAGCTGGCGTGAGGCGCGCTGCGCGGAGGCCTGTCCGACCTGCCCTGAGAACTGCTGCGAGGGGCGTCTCACGCCGCGCATCGATCGCATGGAGGCCTTCGCCCATCTTCCCCTGGTGCGCCGCCCCACCGACGTGCGCCCCCTCGGCGAGGCGTACA of Pseudomonadota bacterium contains these proteins:
- a CDS encoding histidine phosphatase family protein, encoding MTTRVMLVRHGATVLAAEDRFAGSSDVLLSEAGEMQVARLSERLAAKPIDAFYASPMKRTVRTAEVIAAPHGRAVEAVDAFREINHGRWEQKTRAEVEALYPDEYRQWELDPFTFAPEGGESGLSTLARALPALRAVVERHAGQTVLVVSHKATIRLLLGTFLGFDLRGYRDHLDQSPAALNIIDFKESRGRLMLFNDISHYEGVVPPRQGALSKTWDAK